A DNA window from Gigantopelta aegis isolate Gae_Host chromosome 4, Gae_host_genome, whole genome shotgun sequence contains the following coding sequences:
- the LOC121371421 gene encoding golgin subfamily A member 6-like protein 22: MARMVAAHERMRTEEEKAIQLNALVIENEVEARDLTSHLFSLHIIDSRDKFEIHSGRTRLERIRRLLDILVLRGPDAFGEFVISLELSGYGHVAAILRGGNVDRQSSFETESSDSDFINTGGNVDARLRKIENAWDILSRRLTKIESKVMLTTEVPEDELSAIKMDLEEVKEDTLRQVAELAYANEEKDVKIRILSEEVAQKNKQLQDAERKIGLLEKRIHELERLREEANMEINALRDKLDDHVEQLYGQEQQLVDQKFEIDDQAIKIQNQEQKLKAHQEQMEKMRRENKDLHDIQTAESERQKIVMRELSERVDKISETHLSAAFMRNKPSLYVNGHTMRGMAYSAAHHPKIIPRNRFQSQNLGRADAFRNKKK; the protein is encoded by the coding sequence ATGGCTCGAATGGTAGCTGCCCACGAGCGAATGAGAACGGAGGAAGAAAAGGCAATTCAGCTGAACGCCCTTGTTATCGAAAATGAGGTGGAAGCGAGGGATTTGACGAGCCACCTATTCTCTCTTCACATCATCGACAGCAGAGACAAATTTGAAATTCATTCTGGCAGAACACGTTTAGAACGAATCAGGAGACTGTTGGACATTTTGGTGTTGAGGGGGCCCGATGCTTTCGGCGAATTCGTCATCTCTCTTGAACTCAGTGGTTACGGTCATGTGGCTGCAATACTGCGGGGAGGGAACGTGGATCGGCAGTCAAGTTTTGAAACCGAGTCCAGCGATAGTGACTTCATCAATACAGGAGGTAATGTTGACGCAAGATTGCGAAAGATCGAAAACGCCTGGGACATTCTGAGCCGCAGGCTCACGAAGATCGAAAGCAAAGTGATGCTGACCACGGAGGTACCCGAAGATGAACTGTCTGCAATCAAAATGGACCTAGAAGAAGTAAAGGAAGACACGTTACGCCAGGTCGCCGAATTGGCGTACGCTAACGAAGAGAAGGATGTGAAAATCCGCATTCTGTCCGAAGAGGTGGCCCAGAAGAACAAGCAACTCCAGGACGCCGAACGGAAGATCGGTCTGCTGGAGAAACGCATCCACGAGCTGGAACGTCTGCGGGAGGAAGCCAATATGGAGATCAACGCTCTGAGAGACAAGCTGGACGACCACGTGGAGCAGCTTTATGGCCAGGAGCAGCAGCTCGTCGACCAGAAGTTCGAGATAGACGACCAGGCTATAAAGATACAGAACCAGGAACAGAAGCTGAAGGCGCACCAGGAACAAATGGAGAAGATGCGGCGCGAGAACAAGGACCTTCACGACATACAGACGGCCGAATCCGAGCGACAGAAGATCGTGATGAGGGAGCTCAGCGAACGTGTCGATAAGATCTCCGAGACTCACCTGTCGGCCGCGTTCATGAGAAACAAGCCGTCGCTCTACGTGAATGGCCACACGATGAGAGGAATGGCGTACAGCGCTGCGCACCACCCCAAGATCATCCCCAGAAACCGGTTTCAGTCTCAGAATCTGGGCCGGGCTGATGCGttcagaaataagaaaaagTAG
- the LOC121370068 gene encoding xanthine dehydrogenase/oxidase-like, with amino-acid sequence MMLEGVIGSGETSNVSLDPRGLTKGIQVFEEYEKLSTVDVVGQPIVHNSALQQTTGEAEFVDDMLKLEGELFIAFVFSTKARAKILSVDTSAALQMPGVKDYVCDKDVPGRNILGLWESSNEEIFASQQVYCRGQIIGGIVADTKEHAQMAAKKVKVEYEEMKPIITIEDAIANNSFECDPVTSERKPLTLEQGDTEAGFAKSDHVIEGEVRVGAQEHFYLEPYSHQPVCHNSSKAVVLRTDIVMDVGRSLNPAVDIGQIEGAFTQGYGLFCLEHYKINPEGVLLTQGPSTYKIPSFRNVPVEMNVHLLKGSRNDEAIFSSKGVGEPPLFLGSSVFFAIKDAIASASVDEGITGYFRIDSPATPDKIRMACQDRFTKQSPVKERGSETPWFVDL; translated from the exons ATGATGTTG GAAGGGGTTATAGGATCGGGTGAGACCAGTAATGTTTCGCTAGATCCAAGAGGGCTGACAAAGGGAATCCAAGTGTTTGAAGAGTACGAGAAACTGTCGACAGTGGACGTCGTTGGACAGCCAATAGTTCACAACTCGGCTTTACAGCAGACAACAGGAGAAGCAGAATTTGTTGATGATATGCTCAAGCTAGAAG GTGAACTGTTTATCGCATTTGTATTCAGCACCAAAGCTCGAGCCAAAATTCTTAGTGTTGATACAAGTGCTGCCTTACAAATGCCAGGAGTGAAGGATTATGTCTGTGACAAAGATGTGCCTGGAAGAAACATTCTTGGATTGTGGGAATCCAGCAATGAGGAAATATTTGCATCTCAACAA GTTTATTGCCGAGGACAAATCATTGGAGGTATCGTAGCTGACACAAAAGAGCATGCACAGATGGCAGCAAAAAAGGTCAAAGTTGAATATGAAGAAATGAAGCCCATCATAACTATTGAG GATGCCATTGCAAACAACTCTTTTGAATGTGACCCAGTAACTTCAGAACGCAAGCCGCTGACTTTGGAACAGGGTGACACTGAAGCTGGTTTCGCCAAGTCCGACCACGTGATTGAGGGGGAAGTCCGAGTAGGGGCACAGGAACATTTTTATCTGGAGCCATATTCACAC CAACCAGTGTGCCACAACTCGtctaaggctgtg GTTCTTCGTACTGACATTGTGATGGATGTTGGAAGGAGTCTGAATCCTGCAGTTGATATTGGTCAGATTGAAGGAGCTTTCACACAG GGATATGGGCTGTTTTGTTTGGAGCATTATAAAATCAACCCAGAAGGAGTTCTTCTGACACAAGGTCCGAGTACTTACAAAATTCCATCATTCAGGAATGTTCCTGTGGAAATGAATGTTCATCTTCTGAAAGGAAGTCGCAACGATGAAGCCATTTTCTCTTCTAAG GGAGTTGGTGAACCTCCACTGTTCTTGGGGTCGTCAGTCTTCTTCGCCATCAAAGATGCCATAGCGTCTGCCAGTGTTGATGAGGGCATCACTGGTTACTTCAGGATCGACAGTCCAGCTACACCAGACAAAATCAGAATGGCATGTCAAGACAGGTTTACCAAACAG TCTCCAGTCAAAGAGAGGGGTTCTGAGACGCCATGGTTTGTGGATCTGTAA